The Myxocyprinus asiaticus isolate MX2 ecotype Aquarium Trade chromosome 31, UBuf_Myxa_2, whole genome shotgun sequence genome has a segment encoding these proteins:
- the LOC127422070 gene encoding high affinity cGMP-specific 3',5'-cyclic phosphodiesterase 9A-like, with protein MGSGFSSNAPKTIYLDVDGKVQKVLFSRHCSPCDIKELLCSSSNTPRNTAIMMVDPEGALVSIDPTMPTNSRNSLYKVIPLSAGQLGEKEDMFQNVLSQVAEQFSRAFKINELKMEVTNRLAMLEKKVELEGLKVVEIEKCKNDLKKLRDEMTSRAGGRVNCTCKYNFSDDGKKLTPRRDVPSYPKYTLSQETIEALKKPTFDIWHWEHNEMLSCLEYMYHDLGLVKEFNMNPITLKRWLLGIQENYRTNPFHNFRHCFCVSQMMYGMIHLCNLQEKLSLTDLGILMTAAVCHDLDHPGYNNTYQINARTELAVRYNDISPLENHHCAVAFQILSLPECNIFANVDPDAFKQIRQAIITLILATDMARHGEILESFKHKVDNFDFTNEEHVTSMKMVLIKCCDISNEVRPTEVAEPWVDCLLEEYFMQSDREKSEGLPVAPFMDREKVTKPTAQIGFIKFVLIPMFETVMKLFPQIEEIMVQPLRDSRDHYEELKQIDDAMTEVNKKTENMSLGGKKK; from the exons ATGGGATCTGGTTTCTCCTCCAATGCCCCTAAAACCATCTACCTGGACGTAGATGGCAAAGTGCAGAAG GTGCTGTTTAGTCGTCACTGCAGCCCATGTGACATCAAGGAACTTCTGTGTTCCTCCTCCAACACCCCCAG GAACACAGCTATAATGATGGTGGACCCTGAAGGGGCTCTTGTGTCCATTGATCCCACAATGCCCACCAACTCCCGCAA CTCCCTGTACAAAGTCATTCCTTTATCTGCTGGCCAGTTGGGGG AAAAGGAAGATATGTTTCAAAATGTGCTCTCACAGGTAGCAGAGCAATTCAGCAG AGCATTCAAAATCAATGAACTGAAAATGGAAGTGACCAACAGACTGGCTATGCTGGAGAAGAAAGTAGAAT TGGAAGGTTTGAAGGTTGTGGAGATTGAAAAGTGCAAAAATGACCTGAAGAAGCTGCGAGATGAGATGACGTCCAGAGCAGGAGGAAG AGTGAATTGTACGTGCAAGTATAATTTTTCAGACGATGGAAAGAAATTAACTCCTAGACGTGACGTGCCCAGCTACCCAAAg TACACACTTTCTCAAGAGACCATTGAAGCTCTGAAGAAACCAACCTTTGATATCTGGCATTGGGAGCACAATGAA ATGCTGAGCTGCCTAGAGTATATGTATCATGACTTAGGTCTTGTGAAGGAGTTTAACATGAACCCTATCACTCTCAAACGCTGGCTG CTGGGCATTCAAGAAAATTACCGTACCAACCCCTTCCATAATTTTCGCCATTGTTTCTGCGTGAGTCAGATGATGTATGGCATGATCCACCTCTGCAACCTCCAG GAAAAGCTTTCGCTGACAGATTTGGGCATTTTAATGACTGCTGCAGTGTGTCATGACTTGGACCACCCTGGATACAACAACAC GTATCAGATCAATGCTCGCACTGAGCTGGCTGTGCGCTACAATGACATATCTCCCCTGGAGAACCATCACTGCGCTGTGGCCTTCCAGATACTCTCACTGCCTGAGTGTAACATATTTGCCAACGTGGACCCTGATGCCTTTAAACAGATTCGACAG GCTATCATCACTCTGATTTTGGCGACTGACATGGCTAGGCATGGTGAAATTCTGGAATCATTTAAGCACAAAGTGGACAACTTTGACTTCACCAACGAGGAGCATGTGACCTCT ATGAAGATGGTCTTAATCAAATGCTGTGACATTTCCAATGAGGTCAGGCCCACAGAGGTGGCAGAGCCGTGGGTGGACTGTCTGCTGGAGGAATACTTCATGCAG AGTGATCGAGAGAAATCGGAGGGGCTTCCTGTGGCACCCTTCATGGACAGAGAAAAAGTGACAAAACCCACGGCACAGATTGGCTTCATTAAGTTTGTCCTTATCCCCATGTTTGAAACTGTCATGAAG CTCTTCCCTCAGATTGAAGAGATTATGGTGCAGCCTCTCAGAGACTCACGAGACCACTACGAGGAGCTAAAGCAAATTGACGATGCCATGACCGAGGTAAAT aaaaaaactgaaaatatgtCATTAGGAGGGAAGAAGAAATAA